A single Paenibacillus sp. FSL R5-0517 DNA region contains:
- the minD gene encoding septum site-determining protein MinD, whose amino-acid sequence MARVICITSGKGGVGKTTVTANLGTALALSGNRVCLIDADFGLRNLDIPLGLSNRVNYHISDFLTGRCALHQVIVKDKRISTLFFISCSNDVMHHDDPQVFREVVQQIAQDYDYVLIDSAAGIENGFWNTALAADEAIVVTTPHRTSLQDADRVIGLLENIFQAPPQLIINMADRQEARSATVKMEDIIDILNIGVIGVIHSDVEVIRSVHKGIPIALDPEFESGQRFRHIAHNVAKNQQKNFISLNSKKHRSIFLLSQRLLWGESS is encoded by the coding sequence ATGGCACGAGTTATATGTATCACATCAGGGAAAGGTGGAGTTGGCAAGACAACGGTGACGGCTAATCTGGGGACTGCCCTTGCCTTATCGGGGAACAGGGTTTGCCTGATCGACGCTGATTTTGGATTGAGAAATCTGGATATTCCGCTTGGTTTGAGCAATAGGGTAAACTATCATATTTCCGATTTTCTGACCGGTCGATGTGCTTTACATCAAGTGATTGTCAAAGACAAGCGAATTAGCACCTTGTTCTTCATCTCCTGTAGTAACGACGTGATGCATCACGATGATCCGCAAGTTTTTCGCGAGGTTGTGCAGCAAATAGCCCAAGATTATGATTATGTGCTGATTGATTCGGCGGCAGGCATTGAAAATGGATTCTGGAATACAGCTTTAGCTGCAGATGAGGCTATTGTCGTCACTACCCCTCATCGTACGTCGCTTCAGGACGCTGATCGCGTAATCGGATTGTTAGAAAATATATTTCAGGCTCCTCCGCAGCTCATCATTAATATGGCCGACAGGCAGGAAGCTCGTTCGGCAACGGTAAAGATGGAGGATATCATCGATATTCTCAATATCGGTGTGATAGGCGTGATTCATAGCGATGTAGAAGTTATACGTTCCGTACATAAAGGCATCCCGATTGCACTTGATCCCGAGTTTGAAAGTGGGCAGCGCTTCCGGCACATCGCCCACAATGTGGCGAAGAATCAGCAGAAGAATTTTATTTCATTAAATTCCAAGAAGCATAGAAGTATTTTTTTGCTTTCTCAAAGACTGCTCTGGGGGGAGAGCAGTTGA
- a CDS encoding response regulator transcription factor: protein MQNHRIMIVDDDPHICEIVQVYCDREGFNSTYSHSGTEAMELLTTFKPDLIVLDVLLANENGIDWCRNARNLTSAPIMFLSSQEEDEVKISALSYGGDDYVTKPFSPGVLMAKIKAHLRRVSTGRREQLLELPGLTLDFYTQSVNMGSKPIFLSKKEFSLLSYMAQNVDRVVSVDTLFQLIWGMESLEDTRTVAVHISNLRKKIETDPADPERIITIRGSGYMLVATSVSQA from the coding sequence ATGCAAAATCACAGAATTATGATCGTCGATGATGATCCCCATATATGCGAGATTGTTCAGGTGTATTGCGACAGAGAAGGGTTTAACTCCACATACAGTCATAGCGGGACAGAAGCGATGGAGCTGCTTACAACGTTCAAGCCCGATTTGATTGTATTGGATGTATTGCTGGCTAATGAAAACGGTATTGATTGGTGTAGAAATGCACGTAACTTGACCAGCGCGCCGATCATGTTTCTGAGCAGCCAGGAAGAAGATGAAGTGAAAATTAGCGCATTATCCTATGGTGGCGACGATTATGTGACCAAGCCGTTTAGTCCGGGAGTTCTCATGGCCAAGATCAAGGCTCATCTTCGCAGAGTATCAACGGGTAGAAGGGAACAACTGCTGGAGTTACCGGGTTTGACACTGGATTTCTACACGCAGTCCGTCAACATGGGGAGTAAACCTATCTTTTTATCCAAAAAAGAGTTCAGTCTGTTGTCCTATATGGCGCAAAACGTGGATCGTGTCGTCAGTGTCGACACATTGTTTCAACTCATCTGGGGGATGGAAAGTCTGGAAGATACGAGGACAGTTGCTGTACATATCAGTAATTTACGTAAAAAAATTGAGACTGACCCCGCTGATCCCGAACGAATCATCACGATTCGAGGGAGTGGATATATGTTGGTTGCTACCAGTGTGTCACAAGCATGA
- a CDS encoding ATP-binding protein, whose translation MRGILRVGYSKIWFYIVAAIVVGLVAGYVVLSTPDSSNFQSEEGVLDLTQVQLRTNPQKLTGEWAFYWQELLSPEDIRVRSPREGHQTHWINIPSSWSGYRLEGEKLGGTGYATYRLIIQLSEQDQKERLALRLPSIFHAYKLWVNGELLAQVGRVGQDKNSMIPHLATKLLFVQPENDTLELVMQVSNFQHNRGGITKYIELGGSDVLTTNTNLNLAADMFITSSLLVIGLYNLLLFILRRKDRAPLYFGLFAVLLGVRSLLNGELVLTQWLPQFPWELQFKIEYLTLCISGFIITMYFDCIFPNYVSRWFHFVTRIATGAFCIFVVVTPALIYTPFLLVIGVMVVLHMMYLMVGLVRMAVRRMEGALIFLLVSVVTLITVVNDFLYYNGWSLIGNTSPLGLLIFTIAQMILLSSRFTRTASNEERISRELQYANDKLIEMNMNLERTVQERTQALSTAHDDLRTSYDRLLHSEQGRKKLLAYITHDLRMPLSSMLGYVEAIQDRVKPERNEQYLKYIRDNTIRINRMIEELSFLSHLETGQVSYRMEPVQIIPFLHDLFEQYELVVRDAGLDFILDIEKAEDPRSDLPVVEMDAKRVEQALFNLLSNAMKFTSRGGLIRIALAVVEVNHTRHANISIQDSGMGIPPDQLEQIFERNYRYDRPGLGNGIDGSGLGLAICREIVLAHGGTVRAESDGKMGATFYVMLPCIGSEGKG comes from the coding sequence ATGAGGGGGATTCTTCGAGTCGGTTATAGTAAAATCTGGTTTTATATCGTTGCTGCCATTGTTGTTGGCTTGGTTGCCGGCTATGTCGTTCTCTCTACACCGGATTCATCTAACTTCCAAAGTGAAGAAGGTGTTCTGGATCTAACACAGGTTCAGCTCCGTACGAATCCCCAAAAGTTAACAGGGGAGTGGGCTTTCTACTGGCAAGAGCTGTTGTCGCCTGAGGATATACGGGTTCGTTCACCAAGGGAGGGACACCAGACCCACTGGATCAATATCCCTAGCTCTTGGTCAGGCTACCGGTTAGAGGGAGAGAAGCTGGGTGGGACAGGCTATGCAACCTATCGACTGATTATTCAACTAAGCGAGCAGGATCAAAAAGAGCGTCTTGCTCTGCGGCTACCCAGCATTTTTCACGCTTATAAATTATGGGTGAATGGCGAGCTCCTGGCACAAGTTGGTAGGGTTGGTCAGGACAAGAACAGTATGATCCCGCATCTGGCAACGAAGCTGTTATTTGTTCAGCCTGAAAACGATACGTTAGAGTTGGTGATGCAAGTATCTAACTTCCAACATAATCGGGGTGGTATTACCAAGTACATCGAGCTGGGCGGCAGTGATGTACTAACGACCAACACCAATTTGAATCTTGCCGCCGACATGTTCATCACGTCAAGTCTGCTGGTGATTGGCTTGTATAATCTGCTGTTGTTCATTCTGCGACGCAAGGACAGAGCGCCATTATATTTTGGCCTATTCGCTGTACTGCTCGGTGTCCGATCCTTACTCAACGGTGAGCTTGTCCTTACACAATGGCTGCCACAATTCCCTTGGGAATTGCAGTTCAAGATCGAGTATCTAACACTTTGTATCAGTGGATTTATCATCACGATGTATTTTGATTGCATTTTTCCGAATTATGTATCACGCTGGTTTCATTTTGTCACCCGGATCGCAACGGGGGCATTTTGTATCTTTGTTGTGGTAACCCCTGCGCTGATCTATACTCCGTTTTTGCTGGTAATTGGTGTAATGGTAGTTCTACATATGATGTATCTGATGGTCGGGCTGGTTCGAATGGCTGTGCGACGTATGGAGGGAGCGTTGATCTTCCTGTTGGTGTCGGTGGTTACTTTGATCACTGTTGTCAACGATTTCTTATATTACAACGGATGGTCGCTGATCGGAAATACATCACCGCTTGGTTTATTGATATTTACGATCGCACAGATGATTCTGCTTTCTTCGAGATTTACGAGGACGGCATCCAATGAGGAGAGAATCTCACGTGAGTTGCAGTATGCTAACGACAAGCTGATCGAAATGAATATGAATCTGGAACGGACCGTGCAGGAGCGAACTCAGGCCTTATCTACAGCCCATGATGATCTCCGCACTTCGTATGACCGGTTGCTTCACTCTGAGCAAGGAAGGAAGAAGCTTCTTGCCTATATTACGCATGATCTGCGTATGCCGTTGTCCAGCATGCTTGGGTATGTAGAAGCCATACAGGACAGAGTCAAGCCGGAACGTAATGAACAATATTTGAAGTATATCCGAGATAACACGATAAGGATTAACCGCATGATCGAGGAGTTGTCCTTTTTGTCGCATTTGGAGACCGGACAAGTCTCGTACCGAATGGAGCCGGTTCAGATTATTCCCTTCTTGCATGATTTATTTGAACAATATGAGCTTGTTGTACGTGATGCAGGGTTAGATTTCATTTTGGATATTGAAAAAGCAGAGGATCCACGATCTGACTTGCCAGTTGTCGAGATGGATGCCAAAAGAGTAGAGCAGGCTTTATTTAATCTCTTGTCGAATGCCATGAAGTTCACCTCTAGGGGAGGGCTGATACGTATTGCGTTAGCTGTGGTCGAGGTGAATCATACTCGCCATGCGAACATTAGCATACAGGATTCTGGAATGGGTATTCCTCCGGATCAGCTTGAGCAGATTTTTGAACGTAATTACAGATACGATCGTCCGGGCTTGGGGAATGGAATAGACGGCAGTGGGCTAGGACTAGCGATCTGTAGGGAAATTGTACTTGCGCATGGAGGAACGGTTCGAGCGGAGAGTGACGGTAAGATGGGGGCGACATTCTATGTGATGCTTCCTTGTATCGGGAGCGAAGGAAAGGGATGA
- a CDS encoding GNAT family N-acetyltransferase — protein MSIYQVVPMVYDSKEQIDAIILLEQQCKLLDSIHLKADLDHISQKDGDHALLCYCEDELAGLLSWYNSDGVTGNINAIVHPHYRRQGVFTSLLKQAILDMKPQGINQLSYRVPQGLSSGVLTAQSLGAIYDRAEYSMQLVNQVVGVVESPELTLSVAEAKDMEFMVTCTSQAFGDSEDWTRNYFMQTNEPTRVTYIAWQDQQPVGLVRVNSINATTAFIHNFCILPAYQGRKIGRTALHILVNLLRKQHYTDIRLSVVTENERALNLYRSVGFEVNSEYHYFSGKL, from the coding sequence ATGTCAATTTATCAAGTCGTACCCATGGTCTATGACTCCAAGGAACAGATTGATGCTATTATTTTACTCGAACAACAATGTAAACTGCTCGATTCCATTCATCTGAAAGCAGATCTTGACCATATCAGCCAAAAAGACGGAGACCACGCGCTCCTTTGTTATTGTGAAGATGAATTGGCAGGACTCCTCAGTTGGTATAATTCTGACGGCGTAACCGGGAATATTAATGCCATCGTACATCCGCATTATCGTCGCCAAGGTGTGTTCACCAGCCTACTGAAACAAGCCATCCTGGACATGAAACCACAGGGGATTAATCAACTCAGTTATCGCGTTCCTCAGGGCTTATCCTCGGGTGTTCTTACTGCCCAGTCCCTTGGAGCCATTTATGATCGTGCGGAGTATTCGATGCAACTTGTGAATCAAGTCGTTGGGGTTGTGGAATCGCCTGAACTAACGTTGTCCGTGGCAGAAGCCAAGGATATGGAGTTTATGGTCACTTGCACATCCCAGGCTTTTGGAGATTCGGAGGACTGGACACGCAATTACTTTATGCAAACGAATGAACCCACCCGAGTTACCTATATTGCATGGCAGGATCAACAGCCTGTTGGACTGGTACGGGTTAACTCCATTAATGCAACAACTGCATTTATTCATAACTTCTGTATTTTACCCGCTTATCAGGGTCGAAAAATAGGACGCACTGCGCTTCATATTCTGGTGAATCTCCTAAGGAAACAACACTATACAGATATTCGCCTATCCGTTGTTACCGAGAACGAACGCGCTTTGAATCTGTACCGTAGTGTAGGTTTTGAGGTGAATTCAGAGTATCACTATTTCAGCGGTAAACTATAG
- a CDS encoding CD3324 family protein, which produces MKYINADTIFPEELLREIQRHIPGGLIYIPRPKDAHKKWGENSGGRRVIRERNVEICQLFAAGATIDQLAEQFCLSVDSIKKIVYCKKA; this is translated from the coding sequence ATGAAATATATTAATGCGGATACCATCTTCCCTGAAGAATTGCTCCGAGAAATACAGCGTCATATCCCCGGAGGCCTGATCTATATTCCGAGGCCCAAGGATGCCCACAAGAAGTGGGGCGAGAACTCGGGTGGCCGAAGGGTTATTCGGGAACGGAACGTTGAAATCTGCCAGCTTTTTGCTGCGGGAGCGACCATTGATCAGCTTGCAGAGCAATTCTGTTTATCCGTGGATAGCATCAAGAAAATTGTATATTGCAAAAAGGCATGA
- a CDS encoding oxidoreductase, which produces MSTVWTKDIIPTVSNKVVIVTGSNGGLGYETALALAEKGAKVILAVRNVEKGEKAANQIKSSVHVAGEVIVMHLDLSDLASIRKFAAAFLEQYDSLSILVNNAGIMNPPFQLTKDGFELQFGSNHLGHFALTGLLLPRLISTPQSRVVTLSSLAAGNGAIDFNNLDGSKGYAPMKFYSQSKLANLMFARELQNKFNSAHMDSMSIAAHPGISNTNLFSFGSGKPANIFMRSLLKIISQPAHMGALPTLYAATDPTITGGEYIAPGGMGGTKGYPKTAKVIEKLYNADISNKLWSVSEELTGVYYRFDV; this is translated from the coding sequence ATGAGCACAGTGTGGACTAAAGACATCATCCCGACTGTATCCAATAAAGTAGTGATTGTGACAGGTTCGAACGGTGGGTTGGGGTATGAAACGGCATTAGCGTTAGCTGAAAAGGGTGCGAAAGTTATCCTTGCTGTTCGTAATGTGGAAAAAGGTGAAAAGGCAGCTAACCAGATAAAGTCGTCTGTACATGTAGCTGGAGAGGTCATAGTTATGCACCTTGACCTTAGTGATTTAGCCAGTATCCGTAAGTTCGCAGCCGCGTTTCTTGAACAATACGATTCCTTGTCCATTCTCGTTAATAATGCAGGCATTATGAATCCTCCATTCCAGTTGACGAAGGATGGCTTTGAGTTGCAGTTTGGTAGCAATCATCTAGGGCATTTCGCGCTTACAGGCCTGCTATTGCCCCGATTGATTTCTACTCCGCAATCGAGAGTGGTTACTCTAAGCAGTTTGGCAGCGGGTAATGGCGCAATTGATTTTAATAATTTGGATGGCTCCAAAGGATATGCTCCCATGAAGTTCTACAGTCAAAGCAAGCTGGCCAATCTGATGTTTGCAAGAGAACTGCAGAATAAGTTTAATTCCGCCCATATGGATTCTATGAGTATCGCGGCTCATCCAGGAATTTCGAATACCAATCTGTTCTCCTTCGGTTCGGGGAAACCGGCGAATATATTCATGCGGAGTCTTCTGAAAATCATTAGTCAACCTGCTCACATGGGGGCATTACCTACCTTGTACGCTGCAACAGATCCAACGATTACGGGAGGAGAGTATATTGCTCCTGGCGGTATGGGTGGTACTAAGGGCTATCCCAAGACCGCCAAGGTTATCGAAAAATTATATAATGCCGACATTTCAAACAAGCTATGGAGCGTTTCGGAAGAATTAACAGGGGTTTATTACCGATTTGACGTGTAG
- a CDS encoding YafY family protein has product MNNRKLAIMRLMDSRQKFTARELAERFDVSVRTIQRDLDALQALGFPLYTEVGVNGGYRVLPNRILPPLQLTQQEALGLFMMLEYLQQVPDFPYGSMREHLAEQYFSTLPQDVQDLIMRMREHITFVQHPGEHAEPLTTEILGAAVEKREIQFMYHARNGHKKVRVFPYGIYYGQGYWYMPARNKDRVLLYRVDRMQQLAVMESVDESVPSLKAWLDAKEDRASVEAVLQFTEFGARMAASDVMFKSVEGNEWRGMVPPEEFSFTARKLLSYGPEVKVISPPELKQQVRELLERSISQYGRG; this is encoded by the coding sequence ATGAATAATCGGAAACTGGCTATCATGCGCCTGATGGATTCCAGACAGAAGTTCACAGCCCGGGAACTGGCAGAACGATTTGACGTATCTGTACGTACAATCCAGCGAGATCTGGATGCATTGCAGGCACTGGGTTTTCCTTTGTACACCGAAGTTGGTGTGAACGGGGGATATCGGGTGTTGCCCAATCGGATATTGCCACCTCTTCAACTGACACAGCAGGAGGCATTAGGACTATTTATGATGCTGGAGTATCTTCAGCAAGTCCCGGATTTTCCGTACGGTTCCATGCGTGAACATCTGGCTGAACAGTATTTCTCCACTTTGCCTCAGGATGTACAGGATCTCATTATGCGGATGAGAGAGCATATCACCTTTGTCCAGCATCCCGGTGAGCATGCCGAACCTTTAACAACCGAGATATTGGGTGCAGCGGTGGAAAAGAGAGAAATCCAGTTTATGTATCATGCCCGCAATGGTCATAAAAAAGTCCGGGTCTTTCCCTATGGCATCTACTATGGGCAGGGGTATTGGTACATGCCAGCACGAAATAAGGATCGCGTGTTGTTGTATCGGGTGGATCGCATGCAGCAGTTGGCTGTGATGGAATCGGTTGATGAATCTGTTCCAAGCCTGAAGGCGTGGCTAGATGCCAAAGAAGACAGGGCAAGCGTAGAAGCGGTGCTGCAATTCACGGAATTTGGAGCAAGGATGGCCGCTTCAGATGTGATGTTCAAGTCGGTTGAAGGCAACGAGTGGCGTGGAATGGTTCCGCCCGAGGAGTTTTCTTTTACAGCACGAAAGTTACTCTCCTATGGCCCGGAAGTGAAAGTGATCTCGCCCCCTGAATTGAAACAACAGGTTAGAGAGTTACTCGAACGGAGCATAAGTCAGTATGGCAGGGGATAA
- a CDS encoding dihydrofolate reductase family protein, giving the protein MNNNKTILYIAMSLDGYIARPDGSVDWLFDVEGDGGDNGYAAFYQTIGSVVMGRYTYEEVLTLSEDFLYADRPTYVLSRSEQPPAPHVQFTTETVDTLIPRLKQDSDGDVWIVGGGILVEAVLAQKLLDEIEVAIIPKVLGDGIPLFPTGTVPSQFKMIRTQTLGQIISIRYEVQNSDAVDTPSNV; this is encoded by the coding sequence ATGAACAACAACAAAACCATTTTGTACATTGCGATGAGTTTGGATGGATATATCGCAAGACCGGACGGTTCGGTAGATTGGTTATTTGATGTGGAGGGTGATGGTGGAGACAACGGGTATGCGGCGTTTTATCAAACGATCGGTAGCGTTGTTATGGGACGTTATACGTATGAAGAGGTGCTCACACTTTCTGAAGATTTTCTCTATGCGGATCGCCCAACGTATGTGCTTTCCCGCTCGGAACAACCTCCCGCTCCGCATGTACAGTTTACAACCGAGACGGTAGATACGCTCATTCCCCGATTAAAGCAGGATTCTGACGGAGACGTATGGATTGTGGGTGGCGGAATACTGGTTGAAGCTGTGTTAGCCCAAAAGTTACTGGATGAGATTGAAGTCGCCATTATTCCCAAAGTTCTTGGTGATGGCATCCCTTTATTCCCGACAGGCACTGTGCCAAGTCAATTCAAAATGATCCGAACTCAGACGCTTGGACAGATCATCTCGATTCGTTATGAGGTACAGAACAGCGATGCAGTGGACACGCCCTCAAATGTCTAG
- a CDS encoding GDSL-type esterase/lipase family protein: MISNENVKVTALPEIGNLKVHGRTNGELSPLTLFWTGSAVEFNVQGSELWVEVESEYDMYESWISIVINGVPVSRQMLTAGRYWVCVFRGMNANVVKNVRIVKDVQAMSGDPGCSLQIHAVKSDGAFLPVQEKPYKIEFIGDSITSGEGAIGAKAEEDWIPMWFSAIHNYTYMTAEALNAEYRVISQSGWGVLTSWDNNPKGNIPDVYDQVCGLLTGERNEALGAGDPHDFGSWQPDVVVVNLGSNDGGAFQSPEWKDPNTGKVYKQRLNEDGTYHEEDLAAFEKAVEQFLFKLRENNPAAHLVWAYGMLGFPMMPAIYRAVNAYTKKTGDRKVTIIQLPDTTEETVGARTHPGELSHRRTAEVLAEYVRGMLG, encoded by the coding sequence ATGATATCTAATGAGAATGTAAAGGTAACTGCTCTGCCTGAGATCGGAAATCTCAAGGTACATGGCAGAACAAACGGAGAGTTGTCGCCGTTGACGTTATTTTGGACGGGAAGTGCGGTTGAATTCAATGTACAGGGCTCCGAACTATGGGTTGAGGTGGAGTCCGAATACGACATGTATGAATCATGGATCAGCATTGTAATCAACGGTGTTCCAGTGAGCAGACAGATGTTAACGGCGGGAAGGTACTGGGTCTGTGTATTCCGGGGCATGAACGCGAATGTGGTGAAGAATGTTCGGATCGTTAAAGATGTTCAAGCGATGAGTGGTGATCCGGGGTGTTCCTTGCAGATTCATGCGGTGAAATCCGATGGAGCGTTCCTGCCTGTGCAGGAAAAACCATACAAGATAGAATTTATCGGTGACAGCATTACATCTGGCGAAGGTGCGATTGGGGCTAAAGCGGAGGAAGATTGGATTCCGATGTGGTTTAGTGCCATACATAACTATACGTATATGACAGCAGAGGCATTGAATGCAGAATATCGGGTCATCTCGCAAAGTGGCTGGGGTGTGCTGACAAGTTGGGATAACAATCCGAAGGGGAACATCCCCGATGTTTACGATCAGGTCTGTGGCCTGCTTACTGGTGAACGTAACGAAGCGTTGGGCGCAGGAGATCCGCATGATTTTGGTTCGTGGCAGCCGGATGTGGTGGTTGTGAACCTGGGTAGCAATGATGGAGGTGCGTTTCAGTCACCTGAGTGGAAAGACCCTAACACCGGCAAGGTGTACAAGCAGCGGCTAAACGAAGACGGTACGTATCATGAAGAAGATCTGGCTGCTTTTGAGAAAGCGGTAGAACAGTTCTTGTTCAAGCTTCGGGAAAACAATCCGGCGGCACATCTCGTATGGGCTTATGGCATGCTTGGTTTCCCGATGATGCCTGCCATCTACCGTGCGGTTAATGCGTATACGAAAAAGACAGGAGATCGCAAGGTTACGATTATCCAGCTTCCCGATACAACCGAAGAGACTGTAGGCGCGCGCACCCATCCAGGCGAGTTATCTCATCGTAGGACGGCAGAGGTATTAGCAGAATATGTGCGAGGCATGTTAGGATAG
- a CDS encoding amino acid ABC transporter ATP-binding protein, which produces MITVENLKKQFGANEVLKDISTTIQEKEVVCVIGPSGSGKSTFLRCLNLLEGVTSGKVTIGGVEVTSPKTDIDQLRTNVGMVFQQFNLFPHLTVLENIMLAPKHIKKLNKAENEKKSMELLSKVGLSQKRDAYPEQLSGGQQQRVAIARALAMNPSVMLFDEPTSALDPEMVGEVLQVMKDLAHEGITMIVVTHEMGFAREVADRVIFMDGGYIVEEGTPVELFQNTQHERTKAFLGKVL; this is translated from the coding sequence ATGATCACCGTAGAGAATCTGAAAAAGCAGTTTGGTGCCAATGAGGTATTGAAGGATATCTCGACAACGATTCAGGAGAAAGAAGTCGTATGTGTCATCGGGCCTTCCGGGTCTGGTAAAAGTACGTTCTTACGCTGTCTCAATCTGCTGGAGGGTGTGACGTCTGGCAAAGTGACAATCGGCGGTGTCGAGGTCACTTCACCCAAGACGGATATCGATCAGTTGCGAACCAATGTGGGCATGGTGTTTCAACAGTTCAACCTCTTCCCACATCTGACCGTACTGGAGAATATCATGCTCGCGCCGAAGCATATCAAGAAACTGAATAAGGCCGAGAATGAGAAAAAATCAATGGAACTGCTCAGCAAGGTCGGACTATCTCAGAAGAGGGATGCTTACCCCGAGCAGTTGTCTGGTGGACAACAACAGCGTGTAGCCATCGCGCGTGCACTCGCCATGAACCCAAGTGTGATGTTGTTCGATGAACCTACGTCTGCACTGGACCCGGAGATGGTTGGAGAAGTACTGCAAGTGATGAAAGACCTCGCTCACGAGGGGATTACGATGATTGTTGTTACGCATGAGATGGGCTTCGCCCGCGAGGTGGCGGACCGAGTGATCTTTATGGATGGCGGATATATTGTAGAAGAAGGCACGCCTGTAGAGCTTTTTCAGAATACCCAACATGAGCGGACCAAGGCGTTTCTGGGTAAGGTTTTATAG
- a CDS encoding amino acid ABC transporter permease, producing the protein MDSSLQVIIDALPLLLEGTVVTLKLVVISLIIAMVIGLISGLMSTSLNRLLRLVATLYVDIIRGTPLLVQVYFIYFGLPVFLDMRIPAMTAGIIAISLNAGAYISEIFRAGINSISNGQHEAARSLGLTRFQTMRLVVLPQATRRMIPTFVNQFIITIKDTSLLSAIGIAELTQSGEIIISSNFRAFEIWGVVGIFYLIIIVLLSRASRFIERRYAIR; encoded by the coding sequence ATGGACTCCTCCTTGCAAGTCATCATAGACGCTCTACCTCTTCTGTTAGAGGGTACAGTTGTTACGTTGAAACTGGTCGTGATCTCGCTCATCATTGCGATGGTAATTGGATTGATCTCAGGTCTGATGAGTACTTCCTTGAATAGATTGTTGCGGCTGGTAGCTACACTTTACGTGGATATCATCCGTGGTACACCCCTTCTGGTGCAAGTATATTTCATCTACTTCGGGCTGCCGGTGTTCCTGGATATGCGCATTCCGGCGATGACCGCGGGTATTATTGCGATTAGTCTGAATGCCGGAGCGTACATCTCGGAGATTTTCCGAGCGGGGATCAATTCGATTAGCAATGGGCAGCATGAAGCAGCGCGATCCCTGGGTTTAACTCGTTTTCAGACGATGCGACTGGTCGTGTTGCCTCAAGCAACCCGGCGCATGATTCCTACCTTTGTGAACCAGTTCATTATTACGATTAAGGATACATCGCTGTTGTCGGCGATCGGTATCGCAGAATTAACGCAGAGCGGGGAGATTATTATTTCCTCCAACTTCCGGGCATTCGAAATTTGGGGTGTGGTAGGCATATTCTATCTGATCATTATTGTGTTATTGTCCCGGGCTTCCCGGTTCATTGAGAGGAGGTATGCAATCCGATGA
- a CDS encoding transporter substrate-binding domain-containing protein, which translates to MKKVASIVMASVLALTLSACGAAKSGEENSAQSASGSAVEKYTFGTDATYPPFEFQKDGKYVGIDIDLMNAIAEEEGFEVEIKPMDFKGIIPAITANQLDGAIAGISITDERKKVVDFSDPYYQAGLSLIVHEDNADIQSPEGLKGKTIAIKKGTSGANLADQYAKTYGATVKYFDDSPSMYQEVANKNADATLEDFPVISYKIAIDPNAKLKIVGDRLNGDFYGIAVAKGDTELQKKINDGLKKLQENGKYDEIVGKYLGTAAK; encoded by the coding sequence ATGAAAAAGGTAGCATCCATTGTAATGGCGTCCGTTCTTGCTCTAACACTTAGTGCCTGCGGTGCAGCGAAATCGGGTGAAGAGAATAGTGCCCAGTCGGCAAGTGGTTCAGCTGTTGAGAAATACACATTTGGAACCGATGCAACGTATCCCCCTTTTGAGTTCCAGAAGGACGGCAAATATGTAGGAATCGATATTGACCTCATGAACGCGATTGCGGAAGAAGAGGGCTTTGAGGTTGAGATCAAACCGATGGACTTCAAAGGCATTATTCCAGCCATTACGGCGAATCAACTGGACGGAGCCATTGCAGGCATTAGCATTACCGACGAACGTAAAAAAGTGGTGGACTTCTCGGACCCGTATTATCAGGCCGGTCTGTCCTTAATCGTACATGAAGATAACGCGGACATCCAAAGTCCTGAGGGTTTAAAAGGAAAAACGATTGCAATTAAAAAAGGAACCTCAGGTGCCAATCTTGCAGATCAATATGCAAAAACCTATGGGGCAACCGTGAAATATTTTGATGACAGCCCATCGATGTATCAGGAGGTCGCGAACAAAAACGCAGATGCTACGCTGGAGGATTTCCCGGTCATCTCCTATAAGATTGCCATTGACCCGAACGCCAAGCTCAAAATCGTTGGAGATCGATTGAACGGTGACTTTTACGGCATTGCTGTTGCCAAAGGTGACACAGAGTTGCAGAAGAAGATTAATGACGGATTGAAGAAATTGCAGGAAAACGGAAAGTACGACGAGATTGTTGGCAAGTACCTAGGAACAGCGGCTAAATAG